Proteins encoded together in one Gemmatimonadales bacterium window:
- a CDS encoding DUF3618 domain-containing protein — protein MTDYQRRTDRGTDSEDTRQLERDIESTRARMSRDLDELGERLRPSNIAHEAAANVSARARETGYQLADFVRDNSLAVAAMGLGATWFFTQRTRGGPVSGDRMARYSYEGSYTGPERRRSSGSIAAPLKEKAWEAGESIRETGRNVSERVSDTASDFANRAEDAAGRAKEKASEWTSDAKDKAAEIGERARWQTRRARNRFAEIVEQNPLAVAAGALVLGLTIGFVLPSTSKEDEWMGPARDRLAGRAEATVDRVKDAASEAAGDVADTVRSEVPEIKDAVRDAADHVKQQVKESAGDVAQQAKQAARNPSAAPSETQSPQV, from the coding sequence ATGACGGACTATCAACGCCGGACCGATCGGGGTACCGATTCGGAGGACACGAGGCAGCTCGAGCGCGACATCGAGAGCACCCGGGCCCGGATGAGCCGGGATCTCGATGAGCTCGGTGAGCGGCTCCGGCCGAGCAACATCGCCCACGAAGCGGCGGCGAACGTGAGCGCGCGCGCGCGCGAGACCGGCTACCAGCTCGCCGACTTCGTCCGCGACAACTCGCTCGCGGTGGCAGCGATGGGCCTCGGCGCCACCTGGTTCTTCACCCAGCGCACCCGCGGCGGGCCGGTCTCGGGCGACCGGATGGCGCGCTACTCGTACGAGGGCTCGTACACCGGCCCTGAGCGGCGGCGCTCGAGCGGCAGCATCGCCGCGCCGCTCAAGGAGAAGGCGTGGGAGGCGGGCGAGAGCATCCGCGAGACCGGCAGAAACGTCTCCGAGAGGGTGTCCGACACCGCGAGCGATTTCGCCAACCGCGCCGAGGATGCGGCGGGACGGGCGAAAGAGAAGGCGAGCGAGTGGACCAGCGATGCGAAGGACAAGGCCGCCGAGATCGGCGAGCGCGCCCGCTGGCAGACCCGGCGAGCCCGGAATCGGTTCGCGGAGATCGTCGAGCAGAATCCGCTCGCCGTTGCGGCGGGCGCGCTCGTGCTCGGCCTCACCATCGGGTTCGTCCTGCCGAGCACGTCGAAGGAGGACGAGTGGATGGGGCCGGCGCGCGATCGGCTGGCCGGACGGGCCGAGGCCACGGTCGATCGGGTGAAGGACGCGGCGAGCGAAGCGGCCGGTGACGTGGCCGACACGGTGCGCTCCGAAGTACCCGAGATCAAGGACGCGGTGCGCGACGCCGCGGACCACGTGAAGCAGCAGGTCAAGGAGTCGGCGGGCGACGTCGCGCAGCAGGCCAAGCAGGCGGCCCG
- a CDS encoding aldo/keto reductase yields MKATGIPAAAAGTLTLGGDLTVNRMGFGAMRLTGPGIWGPPRDRAEAIRVLRRAVELGVDFIDTANSYGPHVSEELIAEALHPYPDGLVIATKGGLTRPGPDQWRENARPADLRRELDGSLKRLKLERIDLYQLHRIDPKVPEDEQFGTLREFQREGKVRHVGLSETAVDAIERARRVLPIVSVQNEYNVSDRKWDAVVDYCEAEGLAFIPWFPLSAGALEPTGPIAQVARRHGATAYQIALAWLLARSPAMLPIPGTSSTAHLEENVDAASIQLSGEDLRQLDRA; encoded by the coding sequence ATGAAAGCGACAGGCATACCCGCGGCGGCCGCCGGCACCCTGACATTGGGCGGCGACCTCACCGTCAACCGCATGGGTTTCGGTGCCATGCGTCTCACCGGCCCCGGCATCTGGGGTCCCCCGCGCGATCGCGCCGAAGCCATCCGCGTGCTGCGCCGCGCCGTCGAGCTGGGGGTCGACTTCATCGACACCGCCAACTCCTACGGGCCGCACGTGTCGGAGGAGCTCATTGCCGAGGCGCTGCACCCCTATCCCGACGGCCTCGTCATCGCGACCAAGGGCGGCCTCACGCGCCCCGGCCCGGATCAGTGGCGCGAGAACGCGCGCCCCGCCGATCTGCGGCGCGAGCTGGACGGCAGCCTCAAGCGGCTCAAGCTCGAGCGCATCGACCTCTACCAGCTGCACCGCATCGATCCGAAGGTGCCCGAGGACGAGCAGTTCGGCACGCTACGCGAGTTCCAGCGCGAGGGCAAGGTGCGGCACGTCGGGCTTTCGGAGACGGCGGTGGATGCGATCGAGCGCGCACGGCGCGTGCTTCCCATCGTCTCGGTGCAGAACGAGTACAACGTCAGCGACCGGAAGTGGGATGCCGTGGTGGATTACTGTGAGGCGGAAGGGCTCGCGTTCATCCCCTGGTTTCCCCTCTCGGCCGGCGCGCTCGAGCCCACCGGCCCGATCGCGCAGGTGGCCCGGCGGCACGGCGCCACGGCGTACCAGATCGCGCTCGCGTGGCTGCTCGCGCGCTCCCCCGCCATGCTGCCGATCCCCGGCACCTCGTCGACCGCGCATCTCGAGGAGAACGTCGACGCCGCGTCCATTCAACTGTCGGGCGAGGATCTCAGGCAGCTGGACCGGGCGTAG
- a CDS encoding Uma2 family endonuclease, with the protein MGMAPQTIKWTADMLRSLPDDGKQYEIVDGELLVTPAPSWRHGNAVSELYVPLYNYCRSSGVGYAKISPQDVEFDNHNVVEPDLFVVPLVGGAKPLSWEEVGRLLVAIEIPSPSSARSDRITKRRLYQRRGVPEYWVVDIEARLVERWRPDDERPEILADHLVWQPDPAALAFELDLPAYFAEVLGAEPGPPHSSR; encoded by the coding sequence ATGGGCATGGCGCCCCAGACGATCAAGTGGACCGCGGACATGCTCCGCAGTCTGCCGGACGACGGCAAGCAGTACGAGATCGTGGACGGGGAGCTGCTCGTGACCCCGGCCCCATCGTGGCGGCATGGAAACGCGGTGTCCGAGCTGTACGTGCCGTTATACAACTACTGCCGGTCGAGCGGCGTCGGCTACGCGAAGATCAGCCCCCAGGACGTCGAGTTCGACAACCACAACGTGGTCGAGCCGGATCTCTTCGTCGTGCCGCTGGTGGGCGGGGCCAAGCCGCTTTCCTGGGAAGAGGTGGGGCGCCTGCTGGTCGCCATCGAAATCCCGTCACCCAGCTCGGCGCGCTCCGATCGGATTACCAAACGCAGACTCTACCAGCGCCGCGGCGTCCCCGAATACTGGGTCGTCGACATCGAGGCGCGGCTGGTCGAGCGCTGGCGTCCCGACGACGAGCGCCCAGAAATCCTCGCCGATCATCTCGTCTGGCAGCCCGACCCGGCCGCGCTTGCCTTCGAGCTGGACCTGCCCGCGTACTTCGCCGAAGTCCTGGGCGCCGAGCCGGGGCCGCCTCACTCGTCGCGGTAA
- a CDS encoding DUF5916 domain-containing protein — translation MAVLAPHPAAAQAAPSAQPDAPPPTPSRLPAAASYHITAATGPIAVDGRMDEAAWRDATLIPIQYEWFPGDNVAPPVATNCRVTYDPSNLYVGCRAFDPNPSAIRAHYADRDDLDRTVGDDHIVLLLDTSNDERRAFQFRVNAVGVQMDALLSTAEGFEDFSWDAIWQSAGHIDADGYTVELRIPFRSLRFPESSGEETWGLILERSWPRSARHRMRSAPNDRNNACLLCQANKVTGFAGITPGNNVELYPTLTSHRTDQRDAFPDGPLQSGSVKVDPGLDLRWGVTSNLSLNATANPDFSQVEADVAQLAVNTRFALFFPERRPFFLEGADFFQTPIQAVFTRTVADPTGGLKFSGKWGSAGVGAFAAHDRLTNIVFPSNQGTTDTSLTTNTVTSALRFRQDVGQASYVGALYTGRESFDGYSNRVAGADAFIQLSPANSVRLQALGSETEYPDAVARAFSQPLGRFTGVGLRASYLHADRDWTATLDLDELSPDFRADAGFVPRVDFRDAVASLTRTVFGAPGQPFTQLQFGATGSITTDHTWDVTDHSTGLNAFYLGPAQTSVQLEGYRDFQQLATLGHDFTWGRVTLQSQPWGSAKLGLAVRAGGDVDVANNRTGNTFELTPNAQIYLGRSLSLNVQHDYQRLSVAGERVFTANLLQGRVVYYVGTRIFFRAIAQWEHVDRNTAAYLFTVAPIDKSLFTQLLFSYKLNPQTVAFVGYSDGRFGTDTGRLLQQSRTFFVKLGYALRP, via the coding sequence ATGGCGGTCCTTGCGCCGCACCCCGCAGCCGCGCAGGCGGCCCCTTCGGCCCAACCGGACGCCCCACCCCCGACCCCATCGCGGCTGCCGGCCGCCGCGAGCTACCACATCACGGCCGCCACGGGACCGATCGCCGTAGATGGCCGGATGGACGAGGCCGCCTGGCGCGATGCGACGCTCATCCCGATCCAGTACGAGTGGTTCCCGGGCGACAACGTCGCACCGCCGGTCGCAACCAACTGCCGAGTCACTTACGACCCGAGCAACCTGTACGTCGGCTGCCGCGCCTTCGATCCCAACCCCTCGGCAATCCGGGCCCACTACGCCGACCGCGACGACCTCGACCGCACCGTCGGCGACGACCACATCGTGCTGCTGCTCGATACCTCCAACGACGAGCGCCGGGCGTTCCAGTTCCGGGTGAACGCGGTCGGCGTGCAGATGGACGCGCTGCTCTCCACGGCCGAAGGCTTCGAGGATTTTTCGTGGGACGCGATCTGGCAATCGGCGGGGCACATCGACGCGGACGGCTACACGGTGGAGCTCCGGATTCCGTTCCGCTCGCTCCGCTTTCCGGAGTCGTCGGGCGAGGAAACCTGGGGACTCATCCTCGAGCGCTCCTGGCCCCGGAGCGCCCGGCACCGGATGCGCTCGGCACCCAACGACCGGAACAACGCCTGCCTCCTCTGCCAGGCGAACAAGGTCACCGGATTCGCGGGCATCACGCCGGGCAACAACGTCGAGCTGTATCCTACGCTCACTTCCCACCGCACCGACCAGCGCGACGCCTTTCCCGACGGGCCGCTCCAGTCGGGCAGCGTGAAAGTGGATCCGGGGCTCGATCTCCGCTGGGGCGTCACCTCCAACCTCTCGCTCAATGCCACAGCCAACCCCGACTTTTCCCAGGTCGAGGCCGACGTGGCGCAGCTCGCGGTCAATACGCGCTTTGCACTCTTCTTTCCCGAGCGGCGCCCGTTCTTTCTGGAGGGCGCCGATTTCTTTCAGACGCCGATCCAGGCCGTGTTCACCCGCACCGTGGCCGACCCGACCGGGGGACTCAAGTTCAGCGGCAAGTGGGGCTCGGCCGGCGTCGGCGCCTTTGCGGCCCACGACCGGCTCACCAACATCGTTTTCCCGTCGAATCAGGGCACGACCGACACGTCGCTCACCACCAACACGGTGACGAGCGCGCTGCGCTTCCGGCAGGATGTGGGACAGGCGTCATACGTGGGCGCGCTCTACACCGGGCGGGAGAGCTTCGACGGCTATAGCAACCGGGTTGCCGGCGCCGATGCGTTCATCCAGCTCTCACCGGCGAATTCGGTGCGCCTCCAGGCCCTCGGCTCGGAGACCGAATATCCCGACGCGGTGGCTCGCGCGTTCTCGCAGCCGCTCGGGAGGTTTACCGGGGTCGGGCTCCGGGCGTCCTACCTCCACGCCGACCGCGACTGGACGGCCACGCTGGACCTCGACGAGCTGAGCCCCGACTTCCGCGCCGATGCCGGCTTCGTGCCCCGGGTGGATTTTCGCGACGCCGTCGCGAGCCTCACCCGCACTGTCTTCGGCGCGCCCGGCCAGCCGTTCACCCAGTTGCAGTTCGGCGCCACCGGCAGCATCACCACCGACCACACCTGGGACGTGACCGACCACTCCACCGGCCTCAACGCGTTCTACCTGGGGCCGGCGCAGACGTCGGTCCAGCTCGAGGGATATCGCGACTTCCAACAGCTTGCCACGCTGGGTCACGACTTCACCTGGGGCCGCGTCACGCTGCAGAGCCAGCCATGGGGCTCGGCCAAGCTCGGTCTCGCGGTGCGCGCCGGCGGCGATGTCGACGTGGCCAACAACCGCACCGGCAACACCTTCGAGCTCACCCCCAACGCGCAGATCTACCTCGGCCGCTCGCTCAGCCTCAACGTGCAGCACGACTACCAGCGCTTGAGCGTGGCCGGCGAGCGGGTGTTCACCGCCAACCTGCTGCAAGGGAGGGTGGTGTACTACGTGGGCACCCGCATTTTCTTCCGCGCCATCGCGCAGTGGGAGCACGTGGACCGCAACACGGCGGCCTACCTCTTCACGGTGGCGCCGATCGACAAGTCGCTCTTCACCCAACTCCTCTTTTCGTATAAGCTCAACCCGCAGACCGTGGCGTTCGTCGGCTATTCCGACGGGCGGTTCGGCACCGACACCGGCCGCCTGCTCCAGCAGAGCCGCACCTTCTTCGTCAAGCTGGGCTACGCCCTCCGACCCTGA
- a CDS encoding NADH:flavin oxidoreductase/NADH oxidase: MTQAPLFTPLRVRGIELPNRIAVSPMCQYSSPDGFATDWHLVHLGSRAVGGAGLVMTEATAVTAEGRISPHDLGIWSDAHVDPLARVVRFVRAHGAAAGMQLAHAGRKASTARPWEGGAQIPPADGGWQPCAPSPIPFRAADSVPHELSRAEIEGIVAAFAAAARRARTAGFQVLELHAAHGYLLHEFLSPLSNRRTDEYGGSFDNRIRIVLDTVCALRETWPAELPLFVRISATDWVERGWDIAQSVELARRMRPLGVDLIDCSSGGTVPGAKIPLGPGYQIEFAERIRREVGICTGAVGLITDAAQANGVIARGAADLVLLARQLLRDPYWPLRAARALGVAIEWPAQYRRAVD; the protein is encoded by the coding sequence ATGACTCAGGCGCCCCTGTTCACGCCGCTTCGCGTCCGCGGCATCGAGCTGCCGAATCGGATCGCGGTGAGCCCGATGTGCCAGTACTCGAGCCCGGACGGCTTCGCCACGGACTGGCACCTGGTCCACCTCGGGAGCCGCGCCGTGGGCGGGGCGGGCCTCGTCATGACCGAGGCGACCGCGGTGACCGCCGAAGGCCGCATCTCCCCGCACGACCTCGGCATCTGGAGCGACGCGCATGTGGACCCGCTTGCCCGCGTCGTGCGGTTCGTCCGTGCGCACGGCGCAGCCGCGGGCATGCAACTGGCCCACGCCGGGCGCAAGGCGAGCACCGCACGGCCGTGGGAGGGCGGCGCGCAGATCCCGCCCGCCGATGGCGGTTGGCAGCCGTGCGCGCCGAGCCCGATCCCGTTCCGCGCCGCGGATTCCGTGCCCCATGAGCTGAGTCGCGCCGAGATCGAGGGAATCGTCGCGGCGTTTGCCGCCGCGGCGCGCCGTGCGCGGACCGCCGGCTTCCAGGTGCTCGAGCTGCACGCGGCGCATGGATATCTGCTGCACGAGTTCCTCTCCCCGTTGAGCAACCGGCGCACCGACGAGTACGGCGGCAGCTTCGACAACCGGATTCGCATCGTGCTCGACACCGTGTGCGCGCTGCGCGAGACGTGGCCGGCCGAGCTGCCGCTCTTCGTGCGGATCTCGGCGACCGACTGGGTCGAGCGCGGGTGGGACATCGCGCAGTCGGTCGAGCTGGCGCGCCGCATGAGGCCACTCGGCGTCGACCTCATCGACTGCTCGTCCGGCGGCACCGTGCCCGGGGCGAAGATTCCGCTGGGCCCGGGTTATCAGATCGAGTTCGCGGAGCGGATCAGGCGCGAGGTGGGCATCTGCACCGGCGCCGTGGGGCTCATTACCGATGCCGCGCAGGCGAACGGTGTCATCGCGCGCGGCGCGGCAGACCTCGTGCTGCTTGCGCGGCAGCTCCTGCGCGATCCGTACTGGCCGCTCCGCGCGGCCCGCGCGCTCGGCGTGGCGATCGAGTGGCCGGCGCAATACCGGCGCGCGGTGGATTGA
- a CDS encoding isoaspartyl peptidase/L-asparaginase, with the protein MKLKRRMAPLMLGALAAGGAPLHAQAPPEAPPNAARIAMVIHGGAGTIRRQDMTPARDSAYRAALREALGRGYAVIKRGGTSLDAVQAAINFMEDSPLFNAGRGAVLTSTGTVEMDAAIMDGGSGKAGAVAGVGHIKNPITLARLVMERTPHVMLAGAGAEAFARSQGVAMMPQSYFIIDRRRNELERDKQARTAHQHHGTVGAVALDSHGHLAAGTSTGGTSDKLPGRIGDSPIIGAGTYADDASCAVSATGAGEYFIRNVVAHDICARVLYKGVPLAQAADEVIMHKLVALGGGGGVIALDRQGHMAAPFNTEGMYRAWVDTAGNVTVKIYRDE; encoded by the coding sequence ATGAAATTGAAGCGACGCATGGCGCCGCTCATGCTCGGCGCCCTGGCTGCGGGCGGCGCGCCGCTCCATGCGCAGGCGCCGCCCGAGGCGCCGCCGAACGCCGCACGGATCGCGATGGTGATTCACGGCGGCGCCGGCACCATCCGGCGGCAGGACATGACGCCCGCGCGAGATTCGGCCTACCGCGCGGCCCTGCGCGAGGCACTCGGCCGCGGTTACGCCGTGATCAAGCGCGGCGGCACCAGCCTCGACGCGGTGCAGGCTGCGATCAACTTCATGGAGGATTCGCCGCTCTTCAACGCGGGCCGAGGCGCCGTGCTTACGAGCACGGGCACGGTGGAGATGGACGCTGCGATCATGGACGGCGGCAGCGGCAAGGCGGGTGCGGTGGCGGGGGTGGGGCACATCAAGAATCCCATCACGCTCGCGCGGCTCGTGATGGAGCGGACGCCGCACGTGATGCTCGCCGGGGCTGGGGCGGAGGCGTTCGCCCGCTCGCAGGGGGTGGCCATGATGCCGCAGAGCTATTTCATCATCGACCGCCGGCGAAACGAATTGGAGCGCGACAAGCAGGCAAGGACGGCGCACCAGCACCACGGCACCGTGGGTGCCGTCGCCCTCGACTCGCACGGCCACCTTGCGGCCGGCACCAGCACCGGCGGAACCAGCGACAAGCTCCCCGGCCGCATCGGCGATTCGCCGATAATCGGTGCCGGCACCTACGCGGACGACGCGAGCTGCGCCGTGTCGGCCACGGGGGCCGGGGAATACTTCATCCGGAATGTGGTGGCGCACGACATCTGCGCCCGCGTGCTCTACAAGGGCGTACCGCTGGCGCAGGCCGCCGACGAGGTGATCATGCACAAGCTGGTGGCGCTGGGCGGCGGCGGCGGCGTGATCGCGCTCGACCGCCAGGGCCACATGGCGGCGCCGTTCAACACCGAGGGGATGTACCGGGCCTGGGTGGACACGGCCGGCAACGTGACGGTGAAGATTTACCGCGACGAGTGA
- a CDS encoding phage holin family protein, whose product MPEFRRERPLGQAPTIGQERSLGELFGELSEDMTLLVRQEIQLARTELSDKISHASRDVMSLATGGVGALLGALAIVAAVILFLTQVVGIVAWLSALIVGVVLGIVGYIMLRGAFKDLKRVDPKPQRTIQTLKGDFEWAKEQRS is encoded by the coding sequence ATGCCGGAGTTTAGGCGGGAACGTCCGCTCGGCCAGGCGCCCACCATCGGGCAGGAGCGGAGCCTGGGCGAGTTGTTCGGCGAGCTGTCGGAGGACATGACGCTGCTCGTGCGGCAGGAGATCCAGCTCGCGCGGACCGAGCTCAGCGACAAGATCTCGCACGCGTCCAGGGACGTGATGTCGCTCGCCACCGGCGGCGTCGGCGCGCTCCTCGGCGCGCTCGCGATCGTGGCGGCGGTGATCCTCTTCCTCACCCAGGTGGTCGGCATCGTGGCGTGGCTCTCGGCGCTCATCGTGGGCGTCGTGCTCGGCATCGTCGGCTACATCATGCTGCGCGGCGCCTTCAAGGACCTGAAGCGGGTCGACCCAAAGCCGCAGCGAACCATCCAGACCCTCAAAGGCGACTTCGAGTGGGCAAAGGAGCAACGGTCATGA
- a CDS encoding HAD-IIB family hydrolase, with protein sequence MRYHALACDYDGTLAHGGAVDDATVAALTRLRRSGRRIVLVTGRELEDVLRAFPHADLCDRIVAENGAVIYAPSTREARVLAGAPNAAFVEALRARGVAPLGVGRAIVATREPHERTVIEVIRELGLELQVIFNKGAVMVLPSGVNKATGLATALDELRLSPHNVAGVGDAENDHAFLRMSECAVAVANAVPTVKAQADLVTRGERGAGVVELIDALVTSDLAELAPRLSRHEVLLGRRERGGEHGGSGGNGAGETEVRLPAYGINVLLAGTSGSGKSTLATGFLERLTGAGYQVCVIDPEGDYDSFEPAIQLGGTERAPLVHEVTDVISRPGRNCVVNLLGVGLGDRPEFFERLFTALDDLRARTGRPHWIALDEAHHLLPMDWAAAGLTLPEQPSGLLLITVHPEGLAREVLATVDVVLAVGANPGETLRAFSEALGEAAPAEAAPAEAAPADAAPADAAAARGELAPGEALVWWRSRGAPFVLASEPPTAERRRHIRKYAEGELGEDKSFYFRGPDSRLNLRAQNLSLFVQVGDGVDDATWLYHLRRGDYARWLRESIKDPPLAAEAERIAADAGLSAAQSRARLREAIERRYTAA encoded by the coding sequence ATGCGCTATCATGCCCTGGCGTGCGATTACGACGGCACCCTCGCCCACGGCGGTGCCGTGGACGACGCAACGGTCGCCGCGCTCACTCGGCTGCGCCGTTCGGGACGGCGCATCGTGCTGGTCACCGGACGTGAGCTCGAGGACGTGCTCCGTGCCTTTCCGCACGCCGATCTCTGCGACCGGATCGTCGCGGAGAATGGCGCCGTAATCTATGCGCCCTCGACGCGCGAGGCGCGCGTGCTCGCCGGCGCGCCCAACGCGGCGTTCGTGGAGGCGCTCCGCGCGCGCGGCGTGGCCCCGCTCGGCGTGGGGCGCGCCATCGTCGCCACCCGCGAGCCGCACGAGCGGACGGTGATCGAGGTGATCCGCGAGCTGGGGCTCGAGCTGCAGGTGATCTTCAACAAGGGCGCCGTGATGGTGTTGCCCTCGGGCGTGAACAAGGCGACCGGCCTCGCGACCGCGCTCGACGAGCTGCGCCTCTCGCCCCACAACGTGGCCGGCGTGGGCGATGCGGAGAACGACCACGCGTTCCTGCGAATGAGCGAGTGTGCGGTGGCCGTGGCCAACGCGGTGCCCACCGTGAAGGCGCAGGCGGATCTGGTGACGCGCGGCGAGCGCGGCGCCGGCGTCGTCGAGCTGATCGACGCGCTGGTGACCTCGGACCTGGCCGAGCTGGCGCCCCGCCTCTCACGGCACGAGGTGCTGCTCGGCCGGCGCGAGCGCGGCGGCGAGCACGGCGGGAGCGGCGGCAACGGAGCGGGCGAGACCGAGGTGCGACTCCCCGCCTACGGCATCAACGTGCTGCTCGCCGGCACGTCCGGCAGCGGAAAGTCGACGCTCGCCACCGGCTTTCTGGAGCGGCTCACCGGCGCCGGCTACCAGGTGTGCGTCATCGATCCCGAGGGCGACTACGACAGCTTCGAGCCCGCCATCCAGCTCGGCGGCACCGAGCGGGCACCGCTCGTGCACGAGGTGACCGACGTCATCAGTCGCCCCGGCCGCAACTGCGTCGTCAATCTTCTCGGCGTGGGGCTCGGCGACCGCCCGGAATTTTTCGAGCGGCTCTTCACCGCGCTCGACGATCTGCGCGCGCGCACCGGCCGGCCGCACTGGATCGCGCTCGACGAAGCCCATCACCTCCTGCCCATGGATTGGGCGGCCGCAGGGCTGACGCTCCCGGAGCAACCCTCCGGTCTGCTGCTCATCACGGTGCACCCCGAGGGGCTCGCGCGCGAGGTGCTGGCGACGGTGGACGTGGTGCTCGCCGTGGGCGCGAACCCGGGCGAGACGCTCCGAGCCTTCAGCGAGGCGCTGGGCGAAGCGGCGCCCGCAGAAGCGGCGCCCGCAGAAGCGGCGCCCGCCGATGCGGCGCCCGCCGATGCGGCGGCCGCGCGGGGCGAGCTCGCACCGGGCGAAGCGCTCGTCTGGTGGCGCAGCCGCGGCGCGCCGTTCGTGCTCGCGAGCGAGCCGCCCACCGCCGAGCGCCGCCGTCACATCCGGAAGTACGCGGAGGGGGAGCTGGGCGAAGACAAGAGCTTCTATTTCCGCGGCCCGGACTCCCGGCTCAACCTGCGGGCGCAGAATCTTTCACTTTTCGTGCAGGTGGGCGACGGCGTCGACGACGCCACGTGGCTCTATCATCTCCGCCGCGGCGACTACGCCCGCTGGCTGCGCGAATCGATCAAGGACCCGCCGCTCGCGGCCGAGGCGGAGCGGATCGCCGCGGACGCGGGGCTCTCGGCGGCCCAGAGCCGCGCGCGGCTCCGCGAGGCGATCGAGCGCCGCTACACGGCCGCGTAG
- a CDS encoding MFS transporter, which yields MPPQIGRALRHRNYRLFFGGQSVSLVGTWITRIATAWLVYRLTGSPFLLGLVGFCGQIPTLFLSPIAGVYVDRWNRHQVLLVTQVLSLVQSLALAVLTLAGVITVAEVLVLQLFQGCINAFDVPARQAFVITMVEDHADLPNAIALNSSMVNGARIIGPSVAGLLIAAVGEGWCFLLDAVSYVAVLASLVAMRLPPAVRRRAATRVREELVAGFRYVAGFMPIRSALLLVALVGMAGMPYSVLMPAVATKVLHGGANTYGFLMTAAGLGALAGALYLAARQSVLGLGRVIAGAALVFGLALVAFSFSRNVVLSLAILPIVGAGFMIQLASTNTILQTLVDEHLRGRVMSFYTMAFLGTAPIGSLLAGIIAEHIGATETILLGGIACAGGGIWFAARLPRLREEARPIYEARGILPLGPTPPRPAPAPTPPMP from the coding sequence GTGCCCCCGCAGATCGGGCGTGCGCTCCGGCACCGCAACTACCGGCTCTTCTTCGGCGGCCAGAGCGTCTCGCTCGTCGGCACCTGGATCACGCGGATCGCCACGGCGTGGCTGGTGTACCGCCTCACCGGCTCGCCGTTCCTGCTCGGGTTGGTCGGGTTCTGCGGCCAGATCCCCACCCTCTTCCTCTCGCCCATCGCCGGCGTGTACGTGGACCGGTGGAACCGGCACCAAGTGCTGCTGGTGACGCAGGTGCTCTCGCTGGTCCAGTCGCTCGCGCTCGCGGTGCTCACCCTCGCCGGCGTCATCACGGTGGCCGAGGTGCTCGTGCTGCAGCTGTTCCAGGGCTGCATCAACGCCTTCGACGTGCCGGCGCGGCAGGCGTTCGTCATCACCATGGTCGAGGACCACGCCGACCTGCCGAACGCGATCGCGCTCAACTCCTCGATGGTGAACGGAGCCAGGATCATCGGCCCGTCGGTCGCGGGCCTGCTCATCGCCGCGGTGGGCGAGGGGTGGTGTTTCCTGCTGGACGCCGTCTCGTACGTGGCGGTGCTCGCCTCGCTGGTTGCGATGCGGCTGCCGCCCGCGGTGCGGCGCCGGGCCGCGACGCGGGTGCGGGAGGAGCTGGTGGCCGGCTTCCGGTACGTGGCGGGGTTCATGCCGATCCGCTCGGCGCTGCTGCTGGTCGCGCTCGTGGGAATGGCGGGCATGCCGTACTCGGTGCTCATGCCCGCCGTGGCGACGAAGGTGCTGCACGGCGGCGCCAACACCTACGGCTTCCTCATGACCGCGGCAGGACTCGGCGCGCTCGCCGGCGCCCTCTATCTGGCCGCGCGGCAGTCGGTGCTCGGACTTGGCCGGGTGATCGCGGGCGCGGCGCTCGTCTTCGGCCTGGCGCTCGTCGCCTTCTCGTTCTCGCGAAACGTGGTGCTCTCGCTCGCGATCCTGCCGATCGTGGGCGCAGGCTTCATGATTCAGCTCGCCTCCACGAACACGATCCTGCAGACGCTGGTGGACGAGCACCTGCGCGGGCGGGTGATGTCGTTCTACACGATGGCGTTTCTCGGCACGGCGCCGATCGGCAGCCTGCTCGCGGGGATCATCGCGGAGCACATCGGGGCGACGGAGACGATTCTGCTGGGTGGAATCGCGTGCGCGGGCGGCGGAATCTGGTTCGCCGCCCGCTTGCCGCGCCTCCGGGAGGAAGCGCGGCCCATCTATGAGGCACGGGGAATCCTGCCGCTCGGACCTACTCCTCCTCGTCCGGCTCCCGCACCGACGCCACCGATGCCTTGA